The sequence CAATCTAATATTTGAAGCATCTCCCCTCCCACACGGCTCCCTcccaccctccccccccaccctcTCGTCTACGAGTTCTTAAAcctaaaaacagcaaaaacattcaGGTTTTCAAACTGTTACAGAGAATTGCTGTTGAGCACAGTTTTGCACCGAGGATAGCAGCTGCCCCTAACCCCAAATGGAAATTGTGCCAGGATGAAGACAAAACACATTGTCAGTGTCTCTTGGAGGTGAAGGTGACTTCGATGCCGCAGCACACCCTACGTGGCATCTATGGTATGCAACACGACAGAGGTCCTGGCAGGCACCAGGCACGGTTCCCTGGCGTTTCCTCCTCTTGCATGTCCTGTGCTTACTTGTTAAGGGATAGTGACTGCAGTCTTTTACCTGCCATGGCCGCTTCATCTTTtgctggaggaggaaaagaacagaggTGTCATCGTTTCACAGTGCACATCAGGGACTGCTGGTAGCCTAAGAGCTGCAGAGGTTGAAATCTTGCGACCTACACCGAAATAACCGAGGAAAAATTCTGACCCTCCCCACTAATCTCTGGTAGGGTCCCTCCAGGCTTCACAGGAGCAGCCCTCCCTACACCTTCCTTACGTTCTGTGCCTCTCTTCAGGCTTCTGCAAACTACCCTGATTCTGCTGCATCAATTTCCCTGTGGAAGTCACTAAGAACACATTCATTAGAGTTCTGTCTCACATCTATCAGAGCCAAAGAGGAAATCCAGGCAGGGGAAGACTGCTGCAAATTTCCTGTGCAGTTTGTATCCCCAGCACGCGATGCAGATAAATCACACCCAGCACAAGGAACTCAATAAATCCCCAAATACGAGCAAGCACTGCCTGGGAGGCTGAGCTTGCAGATACAGAGCAGTTCCCTTCTCGCCTGCCTTCTCCCAGTTCAGACATCCTATGGCTTTATAGGAATGAAACACCCAAGCCTGGCTTTGATGAACAGAGTTGCAACAACACACAGCAACACCATGCAGGAGGTGAGGGATTACAGCACGTGATATCAGAAATCATGCCTCAAGGCAGTGCAACTATTGCAAAAGAGAAGTAAGAGGATGTGATTAATTACTCTctaaccttttctttcttcttctttcttcctggcagcttcttccctttgcttccGAATGATGGCTAGTCGGGCAAGATCTGCCTTGGCTTGCTCTGTTTTACCAGCTAGGTGCATTTTCATGtatctttcttttgccttttgtttctctATTTCCTCTCTGTTTGAGTGAAACACACCAGTTGTTAGAATATGCAGGGAAGCATGCAGGTACAGATGTACTCTGTGGGAGGCTTTCTGACTGGGATGGAAGGTGAGTGCAGAGACAGACTGCCTACCAAGGCTGTGGGACCCCGTCACCACTTTTCAAGCACAAGTTATACCTCGTGTGGTGTTTGATGAGAGatggagagaagcagaaggtTTTATACCTTCAGCTAAATAAGAGCTGACACACAATGAGGTCAAAGGAATTACtcccaggctgcacagcactacaacatttttttccccagaaaagtACACCTCGAGGTAACTCTGCCGAGGCCTATCCCAAATAATTCATCTTAAACAACCTATTTAAAACAAGCAACATTAAATTTTTCACTCTGAAACTCTCAATTGCTAAATTAAAGTACAGGATTACACTTGGGCTTCTCATCTTATTCACCAGCTCAAACAAAAATTGCACTATGACCTCAGGAACCTGGGAAATCAGTACCTGTCACAGGGGCACCTTCTGCAGCAGGATTAAAGAAGACCCAAGCGTGACCTCAGGTTAATGAATTTTAGTTACATCAGATTTTTTGGCATAAaacttcaggaaagaaatggaCTGCATCTGCTTCACAGCAACAAATCTCACTCAGCACAAGTGGCTGAGCTGCCTATCCTCAGGATGGACACAGTGACAGGCACAGAACAGGCAACTTCTTTGTCAGGAAAGGCAGTTTTGAATGGCAGTGAATCCTGCCTgtttgctgctgcaggaaaaacTCACCGCTCTCGTCGTGAGAGCTCCTTGGGTCCATCCAGGTCCAGCTGAGTTACTTTTTTGGTTGTCTGAATTACACGATTGGGATTCTCTATGTCTATCAAGCCTTCCACTCCTTTGCGTTTTTGCTAAGAttcaagaaaaagaggaaggttAAGAAACTCTGTAATACCCAGAATTATCTTGCACTGGAATTTACCAGATACACTGCAACACAACCAGAAGTAGCATACAAAGTGCCTTCACTACCAAACAATAATCAAGATTTATACTACCAGATACCTTTAGTCTCTTTTGACATCTTCTCACCTTTGCATTTTACTtacaaaatacacaaattatcactttcagaacaaaatgcagTCAAGAAAGTTTTTCTGGCTTCTAAAAATGGCTCTTCCATAAAAGATTTACCACAGATGGCTCTCAAACTGAACTCCAATTCAAGAATATGCATCTATCTCACACCCCAAGAATCCCGATAGTGAAAATGCATTAAGTGTCCTGAGAATTATAATACCTGataatcatcatcatcttcatcgCTCTCATCTGAATCTAAAGACTTCTTGTCCTTTTTTGGGTCCCCTGTTGCTCCTTCACCTTCTTcttgctcctcttcttcctACAAAACCACACGAAATGAGATACAACATGTCCATACAAAACTCAAATCCTACCGTGACTTTTAAATGAATCTCAATTCTGGAGGAGTGGCACACAGCTTTGAGAACACTGGTGCTCCAGACATGGCCCTCACAACACCAAGGGTGCCCTGCTCTTGCAGAACGAGAACTGCTTCTCAGCACAGTAAGCATCACCTGCCCCAGCAGATCTCTAAACAACTCTGCTGTTCTCCCTGTGTACCAGACTGGGAAAGTTATTGTAAGACAGAAAAGGCACTTTGCTTCCTCCAGATGAAGAATCTCCAGGATAATTTTGGCCTGGGTTTCCAGTGAACAGCATCTCAAGGACTGGaatctgcagggatggagcttACAGGTGCACTAGATAGAAATTCCACAAAAGAGCAAATTGCCAGCCACCAACCAAAAGAGCATTACCCAAAGAAGGCAGCCTCTTTAGCACAGCTTTTACTAAGCAGAATCTAGGAATTAATTTGTAAATCATTAGAAGATAAGATTAGAAGAACCAACAAGGGTGTGAATAGCTTGTTTTACTATTACCAAATATCCCTCAACAGAGCAATTGTCAAAGCAGATAAACTACAGGCAGAAAGAGGAGTAATTCTGTATAGTTTTTATAAGCTTCCCCCAACGAAACTGGGCTAGATGTAACCATCATTACATGGTACGGATGatcacaaagaaaacagcaagaaatccTTCTCATGAAGCACTCctctgaagttttttttatttgcaacaAGACAGACACCTCACGGGGGTTCCTGCAGAGAGCTggttctgttctgtttccagTTGGCATTTATATTAATAACTTGGAAACAGAGAAGTAAGTGAACTTAAAGTTGTGAATGACACAGTACAAGCAGGAGCTGGAATCATTCTAGAAACAGGATCAGAATGATAAGTGACTTCTGTAGCTGGAAAGATGGCACAAAACCAAGAAGAGCTATACTTTGGAAGAAGGCATCAAAGTTGGAGTACCTGGCTAAGCAGCAAATTAAACACAATTAAAACATCCAAAAGGAGCCAGCAATATAGCTCAAAACTGCTTGAAAGACTAATCTTTTCCTGGGATTTACTCATCAGTATTTCCTATATGGGGTATAATTATCCTGCTGTTGTCAGTGCTGTGAGGTTTCAGCTGGAAGAGTGTATTTGGGCTTAGGCAGCACTTTCAGAAAGTCACATTAAAATAGCAGTGAGAGTGCCATCATAGCTGAGATAATTTGGCAACACAAGAGAGCAAGTTCTGCAACAAGTAGTCATGCCTTTTCTAACGCCAGTCCAGTAGCTGCAGGGGAGGGAGGACTACGATCCTGTGCTGGGGTACAGAAGTGCACAAAAAAGGAACTCAAGCCAGAAAATGCTATTACATCTTCCTACAAGTCAGAGCCACAGGAGAAAACCGTGTGTACAGAAAGAAATCCGAGGAACTTAGGTAAGATTAGAAGAGAAAGAGCAAATATTGTAATTTCTGTATATGAAAAGAAGTCAACATGTGAGCCTCTTTTCTCCATAGCCAAGCTGCAGAACAGGAATAAAAGAAGTGAGCTCACACTGGAGAATGATGAATTATTGAGGGAAAGGATGCCTAGAGCTGCTGTGTGATTGTCTTCCTTATCCTGCAACCTTCACAGCACTGACTGGATGACCAACCTGGCCTCACTTCTGTGAGGAACTGGGCTGGACCACTCTTCGGGGTCTCCCCAGCCACAGGCATTCAGAATCCATGCTGTAATCACCGAATGATTAAGCTGACATTTCTCATGAACTGCAAATGAAGCATGCTGTACAAGTACAAGTGCTGTAAGTACATAATCAAGGCAAATACATACCcttgccttttgttttctgcttggaGCTGTGCATCAATCTCTTCAGGACTTGTGTACTGTCTCGCTCGGCCTTTATGGCCTCCTTTTCTACCtgcacaaacagaaataattaagaaaaataaatagtttagTGATAAGTTTTCAGGATGCTTAACTCCTCCTTCAGCACACTAGCTTTTTGATGCACATAAGGCAAGCCAAAAGAGCTGCTCTGACAAGAAACAAAGACACGTGGAACTTGCCTGTCTCAATGAAATACTCCAGGAATTTTGAATATATTACATAGAGAACAGGGATCACTATTTCACAGAAAGACATTCAGAGAATCTTCTCACTTGGGTTGGATTTGGAGGCACTGGAGCCCATCTACTCACCACCTCAACTACGTGCAAGTTTGCCCTGCAGACAGCAAGGCAGGAGGGGCTGCCCAAAGGATTGCTGGCGAGCAGctctcagccccagctctgctctctgcatttCCAACACAGCAGGAATTGCAGCGTGCTCCTGTGGCAGCAGCTGTTACAGCCAGCTAACCCAACAAGCTCGCCTCCTCAGCCCCTCCCCTGCACTGAGGCTGTGccaagagaaaataagaagcCAATTGGACAAAAGCTTCGGGAATGATAATGAGAACTGAGGAACTACTAAAAGGAGCCTCCACGTTTTACTGCTttataaggaaaaatgaaaacaagctcTAGAAATCAGGAAGAGGGGAGAGCCAGCTTAGCTGGTCAGACTGCCATGCTAAGCTCTGCTTTCAACCCTATCACTGCTTCCTGCAAGTTGCTGCTCCATTTATGTTACAGCTCAAATACCCGCTGGTAAAAGCCAGCTGGAGAGCTCAAAGCACAACTGGTGCACAGGACCAGCAGAGAGCAAACAGCTCAGATGCGAGAGCTCTGTTACTGCAGGTGTCTTCATTTGCCAAACAGCAGGAAAGCCACGtgctccctctccctccccacaTCACCTGCAAGGGAGAAGGAAACCTCAAAGAGGTGCAGAAAGGAGAGCAGGACACACGGGAGAGATCCATCATGGCCACACTGCTGCATCACAGTCATGCCTGGATGTGTTTGCTGGACTTGGAAGGACAGGATGGATCAGAGCAGACTGCCTTGGCAGGCTTTAGAAATCCAACATTTTCTGACCAGTTCTCCTAGCTCAGCAAACTCTCATACACTGAGCTTGGTAAAAGCTGAGCCATGAAATAAATTCTCTCCAAACCCTGACTACAAAGCCTTGCAGACACTCCGAGGTGTTTTCCTTCCATGAAATGAGGGAAGGTAGAAAATAGAATTCCCTATATTGTTTTGGAAGCTTGTGGGTGCTCAAACTTCAAATGCAACcaaagctctgctgcagcccaacACCTGTGCTTTCAGCtcccctgctcccagccccctCACGTGGCACCACCAACACGATGGGAATGAGAGCTGCCAGGAGACATTACATCACTGCCTGGCAAATGACATCACTCTAAAAGCAACAACACTCTAAAAGCAAGTGAGGTACTTGACACACCACGCAGCACCACAAAAATCTAAACAGACCGAAGCAACGCTGTGCTACAGAGTTAACATATCCCAGGCACTCTCCTTGCTTAGCAGAAAGATTTTACACTAGGCTCAGAATTGAAGAATGCAGCAGtgttatttctgtaaatatccATGCAGTAGAGAAAAGCATCTCCAGAGAAattatcttaaaaacaaatgcttgaaaagaaataagCTGAAGAATCAGAGCCCCCACTCCCGGCAAGTTGAGCACAGGCTGCCAGTTCATGTCTGCCACTGCAGGTCCATGCCCAGTTTCCATTTGTAAAACAGAATGATTCTCATTCTCCCCTGCAAAGTGCTATTTGAATACAATAACCTGCAGATTTTGACTGCAGTAAAGATGCCTGATGTCTCAGGCACGTGTGTTGTAATAAATGTCTTCAGCTTCAAACAGCACAGTGAAGGAACTTTAAtggaagagaatggaaaaacagTGAAGGAACTGCATTCATTTTGAAGCAAAGTGTtcaacaaatgaacaaaataatcAGAAGTAATCCTGTAACAAAATGTATTACTACCTATACTAATGTATTATTACCTAACCCCCcctatattttatattaaattgACTGCAGGAGTCCACTTCTCTGCTACCAATAATATAATTACAATAACTCCTCCTAatttttggggtgaaaaaacGCGAAGATCCTTCTTTTCCCAAGAAAAGAAAGGTAGGAAAGAATCACCTTGAAACATACAATGAAACAGAGAGCAGATGGAGCTCAGCTACACGGCATTTACATACAGTTACCAGGAGTAAAACCCACCACAGCTATTTGCCTTCACAAAAATACAGGAAAGCTTCAGATCCACCTCCTAAGATCGTGTAAATGAATACAAGATAAGAGcttgaagaaaatacaaataggGAAGATTTAATGAAACTAAAGCTTGGGAAATGCTAATGAAATAAATTGGCAAAAACTACAGAGAAGATGATGAGGCCGGGCTTACATTCATGAACGTGCCTGGGATTTCATAAACGCTCACACAGGAGCCAATTATGCAGATGGTGCATCTGAAGAAGGTTCTGGGTGGATCCAGCTCAGACCTGACGGTGTCATTCCCTCATTACATCTCCTTAATCACAAGAACAAGTCGGTACCCGCACCGCGGAGCCACAAGAAAGGAGCAGCGCTCGGAGCCCCCGATGCCGGGCCCAACCCCGCTGCCTcgtggggctgctcctgcccgGCCGCTGCCGTGAGAGCACCGAGACGTTCGGGCTGCGGAGCCCCAGGGCTCGGTTGCCTCTGCGTGGCTGCAACGCGGGGAGCTCCGCACAAATCCCTCCTCCATAAAGACCTGAAAGCTGGGCGGGGGGAGCGGGACCCTCAGTAATGCGGGGCgggggtgggagaggagagACGGCCCGCGAGGCCCGAGCTGGGGGGAGGACACCTCCGTTCCTCCCGACCGTCCGCAGCCGACGCGAGAAGGACGAGGCTCCTCGAGAGGCAACGAGGGCCGGTTCTGCGCCCCACGAGGTGACGAGGGGCGGGATTCTCCCCCGTGAGATAAGGAGGCCCGGAGCCCCGTCCTGAAGTAAGGAAGGACGCGTTCCTCCCCCCGCCCGGTACCGAGCGCCGCGCCGCCCCCGCCCGGCCCCCACCTCCTTTCGNNNNNNNNNNNNNNNNNNNNNNNNNNNNNNNNNNNNNNNNNNNNNNNNNNNNNNNNNNNNNNNNNNNNNNNNNNNNNNNNNNNNNNNNNNNNNNNNNNNNCTacctctttccttcccttttcccctttccttttccttttccccaggGTCTCCCTGCAGTCTGGCtggggggctctgagcacctgcagatgtccctgttcagtgcatgCAATGGaaccagatggtctttaaagatcccttctacaacagaagaaaataaaccagTTCTACCAACCCCAAACTGGTGCCCTTTCAGTACTTTACCTCTGCAAAGACTCACAATGcctcgatttttttttttttccagatcattATTTCTAAAGCTGAAATGGACGGTGAAAATGGAACACACCACAGCCTCAATCCTCTGTGTGCTCCATCCTGCTGCCGTATGCTACAGAGAAAGGCAGACTTCTCTAAGCTCTAACACAGAATCCAGGAAgaaagagggttttttttacaGATCTGGTCtttgaaaagatgaaatttCCTCTCCTTGACTTGCAAATTCAcccctgcaggcactgctgtcTGTTCCCAAGGAGCGCTCAGAGCCTCCCAGCCATGGCTTGTTTTCCTATAGGTACTGCAACCCTACTGCCAGGCTCCCTTTGCTCTTCCCGCCCAGGGCTGGCACCCAGAGAGGGAGGAACCACAGAACTCCTCACATTTGTATTTCTGGTGTTAAATGGGCCCTGTTCTGGTGATGTCGGGCACGTGAAAAGCTGAAGCTGATTCTGTTCATCAAAGGGATCTGCATTGCTGTGGACGGAACCAAAGTCTGGCCCCACTTCCACAGTGCAGTCACTGCTTTAGAGGATGAcaaatgtgtttcttctttctgtagctGCCTCTGAGGCTCTTTGGGAGCACATAACTGCCTCCCTGCAAAACTGCAGGCTTTTCCTTCTACGATTATCATGCAACCATTACTCACATCCATCAGCACTGCGATTGTCTCGCAATCAAGATCCTAAgaacagctgcccaggaagTGGGCGCTGCTCTTTGTTTGCACACATGCACCCAAAGCCAAATGGAGAACCTCAAGTCCCAGCTCCCGAGGCAAAAAGACCCCTTGTGTTTCCTGACCTCTCAGCctgcagaaagagcagagaggaaacaTATGGACCGGTTATTCTTTAATGTGGGATTGTCTGCATCCCTCCTACTTTCAACTCATCCCAGATTTGCATCCCACCAAGCGGCCATATGGTGGGTTTGCCTCTCTGGATGGAGGGCCAGGCAAGCTGCAGGTTGTGGGCAGCAGGTGGGCTGCTTCCAACTTGCTTCCCACCAACACGAGGCTGCGCTGTGCTTACACCTGGGTGCTTTTCTTCCATAGAGATAGGGAAGTCAGGTCATTTCTCAGCAAACAGATGAAAGAGGTTCTCATGTCTTTATGCCTGGAGAGGAACCTGGTTGGGTCACcggccctggaggtgttccagaaccatggggatgtggcactgagggatgtggtttggTGCCATGGTGGGGAAGggcaggggttggacttggggatctgagaTGGCTTTTCCAgaggttctgtgattctattgaTTCTGTAATCTTCTACCAGATCCTCTCCAAGAAGAAACCTGACCTTACTGATACGGCACTTGTAGTGACTCGCTCCCTCTGATGCATGCTGCCCTGCTCCATTCTCTCTTTCTAGAATAAGAAACCTGCTCACAGGAGCTGTCCTGGGCCAGGGGATGGGACAGGTTATGTGCAACAGGGTGTCACTGCTTTTTATCTGGGGAGTATGACCAGCAGCTTCTCTGTAGGCAGCTCGGGGAGAAGAAAGCTGTCTTCCCATATCCCGCTCAGCGCTCACTGAAGTCCCACTTGATCTGGCAGTGCTGTCACTAAAATAACACAGATCATTTTCAGACAGCAATGGTGAGCTGCCTCACGCCCATTGCCTACATCTCCCCCAGGCAGGGAAGACAGCCAGGACTTCTGCAATACACATTGAGAAGGTTTGAGTGCTCAATCCCACTTGCTTcaatgcagctgctgtgtcaaAATCTCACAGGCATCCCGAGCAACTCAACCCAAAGGAGTACTGTCCAAACCTGCTCAGGAACAGAAGCCCCAGAGAGCTCCCAGTCTCAGCCAAAGCCCAGATAGCCCAGAGATGCATTCTGCCCTCTGTAAGCTGAAGGCTTGATGTAAATATGCTCTGCACAGCTCATGAGTGTGGCATTGGCGTTTCTGATTAACAGCCACTGGCCAGGGCTGTGTGTGGTTTCAGACAGAGCGGCTGCAGTGCTTTAGcaaaagctgcagcagtgatgTAGGTTGGAGCCTGCTCATCTCACAGACAGCTGTATCTCCAGGAGGAGCTTTTGAAAGAGGAAGACCCGACCCTTTGTCTGAGTATGAtgcacattttcctttttaatatcaTTTTGAAGAGTATCTGTTACCGAAAAGGGCTTATGGGGATATCTGCTGGCTCCTGAGACAGTTATTGTAAGCAGGACTCGAGCTGTGGAAAGATCAAACACTCCCCAGCTGCTGAACTCACAGTGCCCTTTCAGCAGCTGTCAGTATCGTGCAGCTCCTGCGATCTACTCCTTGCAAACCAGCAGCTCTGACTTGCACAGCCACCACCACAGTCAGTCCCAACTCGTGGCTGGTGAGCATCACGCCGTCTGCAGGCACTGCTCCCCTCTGGATGCTCCCTTCTCAGGGCACGTTTTCCCTGTGCTGCCATGGGGACACCTGGGACAACTGCTGTCAGAGCGCACAGCCCTTGGCTAGCAGCAATCAGAGTGCTGGTTTGCACTGCATCTCAGGTGCTCTGTCCCATGTCAGCCCACCAAATTGCAGTGGGTTGGAAAATGGCTTTAGATGTGTAGCACGATGGACTGGCTTCACCTTAGGGAGCAGGTGAGGAATTCCCCCGTGTGGAAACATGTCCTTCTGCCAGGCACCCTCTGGTGTTTTGGGCTCCAGCCCCGATGAGAAGCTCTGTGCTTATGAGCTGCTGGGAATATTGGGCTCCTTGGTGCTATGAAGTTTCAGCAGAAGGCAAGAGAGGAGCATTTGGAGGTGGACATCAGGAAGGGAGCTGTGCTCTCACACTGCTGATGGCAACCCAGCCATCAACAAAGCCACTTCTCTAGGACTGCAGAGGCTGCTAAAGCCAGACCGTTTCCAGGGAATATAAAATGACCTTAAACAACACAAGACTAACAGATGTGCTCTGGAGAGGCAGAGCTGCCATCACAGCTGGTTGGGTCGGACAGAGCTGAGACCCAAAGCCCCTTACACCTGCAgtggtgctgggagcagtgcttccctgctgcagatgGATGTACCTCTGTGTCTTaaggaagcagcacagccagaggtTGGCTCTGCCACCCAGAAACGTGCATCTCAGAGATCCTTTTCAGAAACAATTAACAGAAAACACTGATTGTGAAAACGCCCGATGGTGACGCAACAGTTGGGCATTTGAATGTACAAAGAACAGCGAGGCAGCTTCGTGACTCCTCAGCACGTTACCACCGcctttgttaaaaatataatcCTTCCAGATAGcctgaaaaggaacaaaaccccCCAGACTCAAGCCACAGCTTGTTTCCTGTAACACAAAGCCGCAGGAAAACTCCCCCAAAAGCACAGCAGCCAAAGGATTAAATGCGTTTTTGCTTCGGCTGCTGACACGTTGCTGGAGGAGccagagccctgcagctccccatgGCCTTTCGAGCCTTTCCCAGTGTGCACGACTTGCCTCTGCCGTGCTGTCAAGCAGCCATGCTAATGCTTAGCAGCAGGAGCAGTATTTAAGCATATTATCAATCTCCACCAGCTATTCATACCGCTCCactgcacagacacacagacagagcGTGATCAGAGCACGGATAGTGGCCCTTTGCTCTATCTTTTTTACACTTAGCAGCTATTTTCTCCTGCTTCCAAGCAGGTTTTGGAAAGTGTTGTTATGCTGACACACCCTGATTGCACTTGGTTGCACCAGCTTATAAGCCACGTTGTCCCCTGTTAGCCTGAGCCTAAAAGGTGAAAACAGAATCTTGTGACATTCCTTCCTCTGACAATCCCTCCTTTGGGACAAAGGTCCCAAGGCGTGAGGCTGTCAGTGTGATGCTGCCCATGCCCAGCTCACAGCCTATGTGTGTTTCCAGCCCTGTCCTTGCAAACGTGCCCCTCCAGCACGAAGGAAGGCACGCCGGTCGCTTGGCTCAGTGAAGGCACCaccaagtgctgctgcagagaccTGTGAGCACAGATGGGAGCACGAGTGCTGTCCTGGCTTAGCAACAAGCTGCATCACCCCCGGCAGTCAGTGCCCTTCTGCTGCCCAGAAAAATGTCAGCTTTCTACCAGCCAGAAACAAATTTACTGCTTATGAGGATTGCCATCAGCTCAACTCAGGGCTCTGTGGTTGGAAGGTGAACAGGAAACAGTGCAGGAGAAAGCTATCAAAGAGATGAGGTCAGATCCCATTCCTACTTTGCACAACTCCATCTCAGCCCGctcaaaatgcagaaagcagcaccAGCTTCCCAGCAAGGAGGTGGGCTCAGCACAAAACCTGTGTGTGCCAACACATTGCTGTGAatgcagctgctcttctctcctGTTCTATTTTCCAAGGTGTGAGTTCAGTTCTGCTTTGAGAATttcctaaaaaacaaacaaacaacctcaGATTCCAAGCAGGATGCAGGTGAAATGATGCATGGTTTTTGCTGGCTGAGCAGTTTGTCTGGCAGGACCGAGCTGCTAACATAAGTCCAGTAAGACAGATGGATGTTGGAGGCCGCAGCACACCGCTGCAGTGTGACTCCTCTTCAGGAGCCTCCCTCCCATCTTCTGTGCAATGGAATTGATTTTAGCTGCTGGCAGCAAGAGATGGGAGTCCTCTTTGTGACCGCCTCCAACTCGTGCAGGGTTAGCAACCACCCATCCTTTGCATGCACCCTGCCCCCAGCGTCCcacacccagcagcagctctgcctgcccggcttcccagggctggctggtgctgctgcccgAGCTCAGCAGTAAAGGACTGATTGAAGGGTGCTGTGCTCTGATCGAAACTTTGCCACCTGGTGTGACT comes from Meleagris gallopavo isolate NT-WF06-2002-E0010 breed Aviagen turkey brand Nicholas breeding stock chromosome 16, Turkey_5.1, whole genome shotgun sequence and encodes:
- the PDAP1 gene encoding 28 kDa heat- and acid-stable phosphoprotein: MGSSASKSNPTPSRKQKAREEEEQEEGEGATGDPKKDKKSLDSDESDEDDDDYQQKRKGVEGLIDIENPNRVIQTTKKVTQLDLDGPKELSRREREEIEKQKAKERYMKMHLAGKTEQAKADLARLAIIRKQREEAARKKEEERKAKDEAAMAGKRLQSLSLNK